From the genome of Salvelinus alpinus chromosome 19, SLU_Salpinus.1, whole genome shotgun sequence, one region includes:
- the mblac2 gene encoding acyl-coenzyme A thioesterase MBLAC2, with product MSATDWYAHKSLGEGLYWIQEKFFESSNRANIWLLRGSHQDVVIDTGLGLRSLPDYINSKSLLGDDPQRKNPLLAIATHAHFDHSGGLHQFQQVGVHSAEVDALANGDNFETVTWLSDREIVQAPWPGWRARQYRVKAVQPTHILQEGDVINLGDRQLTVLHMPGHSRGSICLHDGDNKMLFSGDVVYDGAMIDWLPTSQVSDYISSCERLVGLVDSEQVDQVMPGHYHTFGAKQLHRIASGYIDKAGTCPARFSTFAWRTLAGLALRASNTRGIC from the exons ATGTCTGCCACGGACTGGTACGCGCATAAATCCCTCGGAGAAGGACTATACTGGATCCAGGAGAAGTTTTTCGAATCGTCAAACAGAGCTAATATTTGGCTCCTCCGAGGATCTCACCAAGACGTAGTGATAGACACAGGCTTGGGTTTGAGGAGCTTACCTGACTACATTAACTCCAAAAGTCTGCTTGGAGACGACCCGCAGCGAAAGAACCCCCTTTTGGCTATCGCCACCCACGCCCACTTCGACCACTCAGGTGGTCTGCATCAGTTCCAACAGGTCGGGGTCCACAGTGCAGAGGTCGATGCGTTGGCTAACGGAGACAACTTCGAGACGGTCACCTGGCTGTCCGATAGAGAGATAGTCCAGGCTCCCTGGCCGGGATGGAGGGCCAGGCAATACAGAGTCAAGGCTGTACAACCAACACATATACTACAAGAAG GTGATGTCATCAACCTGGGTGACAGGCAGCTGACGGTGCTGCACATGCCCGGCCACTCCCGGGGCAGCATCTGCCTGCACGATGGCGACAACAAGATGCTGTTCAGCGGGGACGTGGTCTACGACGGAGCCATGATTGACTGGCTGCCCACCAGCCAGGTCAGCGACTACATCAGCAGCTGTGAGCGCCTGGTGGGGCTGGTGGACAGCGAGCAGGTGGACCAGGTAATGCCGGGACACTATCACACATTTGGCGCGAAGCAGCTCCACCGCATCGCCTCGGGGTACATCGACAAAGCTGGCACCTGCCCGGCACGCTTCTCCACGTTCGCCTGGAGGACCTTGGCCGGATTGGCGTTACGGGCCTCCAACACACGGGGCATCTGCTAG